The Silvanigrella paludirubra genome contains a region encoding:
- a CDS encoding amino acid ABC transporter ATP-binding protein, producing MIEFKGIHKWYNKKLHVLNDVNLFVKKGEVVVVCGPSGSGKSTLIRTVNGLESISEGTLIVDGINISDPKTNINKLRSEVGFVFQQFNLYPHLSVLDNITLAPIKVKKIKKSEAESIALDLLNKVGLLNKKDSFPAQLSGGQQQRVAIARGLAMQPKIMLFDEPTSALDPEMIGEVLKVMKDLAKGDITMMVVTHEMGFAREVADRVVFIDFGKIIEEATPEEFFNNPKSERAKQFLKQVLTPMQA from the coding sequence ATGATAGAGTTCAAAGGTATTCATAAGTGGTATAATAAAAAACTCCATGTATTAAATGACGTTAACTTATTTGTTAAAAAAGGGGAAGTTGTTGTTGTATGTGGTCCTTCAGGATCTGGTAAATCAACTTTAATCCGTACTGTTAATGGACTTGAATCGATAAGTGAAGGTACTTTAATAGTTGATGGAATTAATATTTCAGACCCCAAAACGAATATCAATAAATTGCGTAGTGAAGTAGGATTTGTTTTTCAGCAATTTAATCTTTATCCCCATTTATCTGTTTTGGATAACATTACACTTGCCCCTATTAAAGTAAAAAAAATAAAAAAAAGTGAAGCAGAATCGATTGCTCTTGATCTCCTAAATAAAGTTGGACTTTTAAATAAAAAAGATTCATTTCCCGCACAATTATCTGGTGGGCAACAACAACGTGTTGCCATTGCAAGAGGTCTTGCAATGCAACCTAAAATTATGCTTTTTGATGAACCCACTTCGGCACTGGATCCAGAAATGATAGGAGAAGTTCTTAAGGTAATGAAAGATCTAGCAAAAGGTGACATAACAATGATGGTCGTCACTCATGAAATGGGTTTTGCAAGAGAAGTTGCAGATAGAGTTGTTTTTATTGATTTTGGTAAAATAATTGAAGAAGCGACTCCCGAAGAATTTTTTAATAATCCAAAATCGGAACGAGCAAAACAATTTTTAAAACAAGTATTAACACCAATGCAGGCTTAG
- a CDS encoding DEAD/DEAH box helicase, translating to MLEIFFDKGTLIVKQYNCEFNKYLLFFKWDDRILAYRAPAYHYRKFILSLRENKISYLDNAKDFIPTEFPIVTYLNPRNYQNEALNSWISYGSLGVITLPTGAGKTILGILAISKIQRPTLIHVPTIDLMTQWFEVLKKYFNRPIGLLGGGYNIIEDITVATYDSALIHVTQKGNKFGFLIFDECHHLPSEQMQYTAISSIAPFRLGLTATPERSDGRDKRMYELCGPLCYQIDIKSLEGVTLSPYEVITIEVEMSLNEKLIYDEARAIYLKFLKKNNINFSIPNAWQNFLRMSCKSEEGKAAFNAYMKQKKISLTTENKFNEVWSIITKHRYDKIIIFTQDNETAYNIGKKFLLPVITHHTRVKEREYFLNSFREGKFCILVTSKVLNEGVDVPDANVAIIVSGSGAVREHVQRLGRILRAKEGKKAYLYELISAGTGEYFVNKRRKMHSAYQKRTS from the coding sequence TTGCTTGAAATTTTTTTTGACAAAGGAACTCTTATTGTTAAACAATACAATTGTGAATTTAACAAATATTTATTATTTTTCAAGTGGGATGATCGTATACTTGCTTATCGAGCGCCAGCTTATCATTATCGTAAATTTATTTTATCCTTGCGGGAGAATAAGATCTCATATTTAGATAATGCAAAAGATTTTATTCCAACAGAATTTCCAATTGTTACATATCTTAATCCAAGAAATTATCAAAATGAAGCCTTAAATTCATGGATTTCTTATGGTTCTTTAGGTGTTATTACTTTACCAACAGGTGCTGGTAAAACAATTTTGGGAATTTTGGCCATTTCTAAAATCCAAAGACCGACATTAATTCATGTGCCTACAATAGATTTAATGACACAATGGTTCGAAGTTTTAAAAAAATATTTTAATAGACCAATTGGTTTATTAGGGGGTGGCTATAATATTATTGAAGATATTACCGTCGCTACATATGATTCCGCTTTAATTCATGTAACACAAAAAGGTAACAAATTTGGTTTTTTAATTTTTGATGAATGCCATCATTTACCAAGTGAACAAATGCAATATACAGCAATAAGCTCAATAGCTCCATTTAGATTGGGCCTAACAGCAACTCCTGAAAGGAGTGATGGCAGAGATAAGAGAATGTATGAGTTATGCGGTCCTCTTTGTTATCAAATAGATATTAAAAGTTTAGAAGGAGTCACATTATCTCCATATGAAGTAATAACAATTGAAGTTGAAATGTCATTAAATGAAAAATTAATTTATGATGAGGCAAGAGCGATTTATTTAAAATTTTTGAAAAAAAATAATATCAACTTTAGTATACCAAATGCTTGGCAAAATTTTTTAAGAATGTCTTGTAAATCAGAAGAAGGTAAAGCCGCTTTTAATGCATATATGAAACAAAAAAAAATATCATTAACAACGGAAAATAAATTTAATGAAGTTTGGTCAATCATAACGAAGCATAGATACGATAAAATTATAATTTTTACTCAAGATAATGAAACTGCTTATAATATTGGTAAAAAATTTTTATTGCCCGTTATAACTCATCATACAAGAGTAAAAGAAAGAGAATATTTTTTAAATTCATTTCGCGAAGGGAAATTTTGTATTTTAGTTACATCTAAAGTTTTAAATGAAGGAGTAGATGTACCAGATGCAAATGTGGCAATTATTGTCTCAGGTAGTGGAGCTGTAAGAGAGCACGTTCAAAGACTCGGAAGAATTTTAAGAGCAAAAGAAGGTAAAAAAGCTTATTTGTATGAATTAATTTCAGCTGGAACAGGCGAGTATTTTGTCAATAAAAGAAGGAAAATGCATAGTGCTTACCAAAAAAGAACTTCTTAA
- a CDS encoding substrate-binding periplasmic protein → MSSKKNLFLKISMSVSLFFTVAAYAEDITIMTENFPSETDKVSENKIGGIAGEIITKALEAKKITFKMAWSPWKRAQQETQSNSDKKSFIIPLTRNAERESSYNWVAKIYDADTAFLTLKGTNKLDSLADAKGKKIGVLLGSSYEGTIVDAKSGLTKSDIEAVANDATNAKKLEAGKIYGWYTGVIGGIAVLKAEKISISKIEIGKNIDREENYIATAKDTPAELANKVKDAIESFKKTPQYSAIIKKYAGK, encoded by the coding sequence ATGTCAAGCAAGAAAAATTTATTTTTGAAAATTTCGATGTCAGTATCTTTGTTTTTTACAGTGGCAGCTTATGCAGAAGACATAACAATTATGACAGAGAATTTTCCATCTGAAACAGATAAAGTAAGTGAAAACAAAATTGGTGGGATAGCAGGAGAAATAATTACAAAAGCTTTAGAAGCTAAAAAAATTACATTTAAAATGGCTTGGTCACCCTGGAAAAGAGCTCAACAAGAGACACAATCTAATAGCGATAAAAAATCATTTATTATTCCTTTAACTCGCAATGCAGAAAGGGAATCTAGTTATAATTGGGTTGCTAAAATTTATGATGCCGATACAGCATTTTTAACGTTAAAAGGAACAAATAAATTAGATTCTTTAGCTGATGCAAAAGGGAAAAAAATTGGCGTGTTACTTGGGTCTTCTTATGAAGGTACAATAGTAGACGCAAAGAGTGGGTTAACAAAATCGGATATTGAAGCAGTGGCAAATGATGCGACAAATGCAAAAAAATTAGAAGCTGGTAAAATATACGGTTGGTATACGGGAGTAATTGGTGGTATTGCTGTTTTAAAAGCAGAAAAAATTTCAATTTCAAAAATTGAAATTGGTAAAAATATAGATCGTGAAGAAAACTATATAGCGACAGCAAAAGATACACCTGCAGAACTTGCAAATAAAGTAAAAGATGCCATTGAAAGTTTTAAAAAGACACCACAATATTCTGCAATTATAAAAAAATATGCAGGAAAATAG
- a CDS encoding substrate-binding periplasmic protein, translated as MTYFFLNKATIFKTFISVSFILSLSAKAEDITICTQVLPAKTDKLGENQVGGIGGEIITKALEAKKISFKMSWLPWKRAQEETLENSDKKSFIIPFTRNAEREPKYNWVSKLYDAETIFITQKGSAKINSMADAKGKKIGVLLGSSYETAILNTKNGFNSTDIEAVPNDVTNAKKLEAGKINTWYTGVIGAIATFSSEKIDKSKFEFGNKVDVEENYIATAKNTDANLVKKVKDAIDSFKKTPEYSSIIKKYTGK; from the coding sequence ATGACATATTTTTTTCTTAATAAAGCAACAATTTTTAAAACATTTATTTCAGTATCTTTTATTTTATCTCTATCAGCAAAGGCAGAGGACATCACAATTTGTACACAAGTTCTTCCAGCTAAAACAGATAAACTAGGTGAAAATCAAGTTGGAGGTATTGGCGGAGAAATAATTACAAAAGCTTTAGAAGCTAAAAAAATATCGTTTAAAATGTCTTGGCTCCCTTGGAAAAGAGCTCAAGAAGAAACTTTAGAAAATTCAGATAAAAAATCTTTTATTATTCCTTTTACAAGAAATGCAGAAAGAGAGCCCAAATATAATTGGGTTTCTAAACTTTATGATGCAGAAACTATTTTTATTACGCAAAAAGGATCAGCAAAAATAAATTCAATGGCTGATGCTAAAGGGAAAAAAATTGGAGTTTTATTAGGTTCATCTTATGAAACTGCAATATTAAATACAAAAAATGGTTTTAATAGTACAGATATAGAAGCTGTTCCAAATGATGTGACAAATGCTAAAAAATTAGAGGCTGGGAAAATTAATACTTGGTATACTGGTGTAATTGGAGCAATTGCCACTTTTTCATCTGAAAAAATTGATAAATCCAAATTTGAATTTGGAAATAAAGTAGATGTAGAAGAAAACTATATTGCTACAGCAAAAAATACGGACGCTAATTTAGTAAAAAAAGTAAAAGATGCAATTGATAGTTTCAAGAAAACTCCTGAATATTCTTCAATTATAAAAAAATATACTGGAAAATAG
- a CDS encoding substrate-binding periplasmic protein yields MLKQKINNKFINRIIVYLFVLNFLSIKNIYAEDVTIITQEFPAKTEKWGEKEIGGIAGEIITKALKENNISFKVIWMPWKRAQESCLENLDKKTFIIPFTRNKERENNYIWSAKLYNADTIFVTYKGSKIINSISEAKNKKIGVLLATSYELSLLNPKNGLNKSDIRSAPHDYINLKDLQDKTIYAWYTTSIGAYSFLRDQKVDLSLFDFGKKIETEENYIATAKSTDPKIIKKVKKAIDSFTKTAQYNSIIKKYTGKNP; encoded by the coding sequence ATGTTAAAACAAAAAATAAATAATAAATTTATAAATAGAATTATAGTTTATTTGTTTGTTTTAAATTTTTTATCAATTAAAAATATATATGCAGAAGATGTTACAATTATTACCCAAGAATTTCCAGCTAAGACAGAAAAATGGGGAGAAAAAGAGATTGGCGGAATTGCAGGTGAAATTATAACTAAAGCTTTAAAAGAAAATAATATTTCTTTTAAAGTGATTTGGATGCCTTGGAAAAGAGCGCAAGAGTCATGTCTAGAAAATTTAGATAAAAAAACTTTTATTATCCCTTTTACTAGAAACAAAGAGAGAGAAAATAATTATATTTGGAGTGCAAAATTATATAATGCAGATACTATCTTTGTAACTTATAAGGGTTCTAAAATTATTAATTCAATTAGTGAAGCTAAAAATAAAAAAATTGGTGTTTTATTGGCTACATCATATGAACTATCATTATTAAATCCTAAAAATGGATTAAATAAATCAGATATTCGATCGGCTCCACATGACTATATCAATTTAAAAGATCTTCAAGATAAAACAATATATGCATGGTATACAACATCTATTGGAGCCTATTCTTTTTTGAGAGATCAGAAAGTAGATTTATCCTTGTTTGACTTTGGAAAAAAAATAGAAACAGAAGAAAATTATATCGCAACTGCAAAATCAACGGATCCAAAAATTATCAAAAAAGTAAAAAAAGCTATAGATTCATTTACTAAAACAGCTCAATATAATTCAATTATAAAAAAGTATACGGGTAAAAATCCTTGA
- a CDS encoding ABC transporter substrate-binding protein, translating into MKNFSRRIVISLISAIPLLSIISVSKADVAEIKKKNVLVVGVKDSLYPFGFINEKSRTLEGYDIDFAKNIADKLGVKLELKPVTSANRIPLLSEGNVDLLACTMTITPERAQQINFSYPYFVSKQKFIVKKGTIKSLKDLENKKIGTTKGSTSEINVAKAIPTAKVLSFDDYPQAFLALQQGKVAAITTDESILAGILSKATKKEDYELPTFDISKEPYGLGVNKQNPELLKIVNQTILEMEKNGKAAETFNKWFGPKSSVPLSRDFKISP; encoded by the coding sequence ATGAAAAATTTTTCTAGAAGAATTGTTATTTCCTTAATCTCAGCAATTCCTTTATTATCAATTATTTCTGTTTCAAAAGCAGATGTTGCTGAAATTAAGAAAAAAAATGTGCTTGTTGTTGGAGTAAAAGATTCTCTTTATCCATTTGGTTTTATAAATGAAAAATCAAGAACCTTAGAAGGATATGATATTGATTTTGCAAAAAATATTGCGGATAAATTAGGAGTAAAATTAGAACTAAAACCAGTTACTTCAGCAAACCGTATTCCATTATTATCAGAAGGTAACGTTGATCTATTAGCCTGCACAATGACAATTACTCCTGAAAGAGCTCAACAAATTAATTTTAGTTATCCTTATTTTGTATCAAAACAAAAGTTTATTGTTAAAAAAGGAACAATTAAAAGTTTAAAAGATCTTGAAAATAAAAAAATTGGTACTACAAAAGGTTCTACTTCTGAAATTAACGTAGCAAAAGCAATTCCAACTGCAAAAGTACTTTCATTTGATGACTATCCTCAAGCTTTTCTTGCTTTACAACAAGGAAAAGTAGCTGCAATTACAACTGATGAATCTATTCTTGCAGGTATACTTTCAAAGGCAACAAAAAAAGAAGATTATGAATTACCTACATTCGACATCTCAAAAGAACCTTATGGTTTAGGAGTGAATAAACAAAATCCTGAATTGTTAAAAATTGTAAATCAAACCATTTTAGAAATGGAAAAAAATGGGAAAGCAGCTGAAACTTTTAATAAATGGTTTGGCCCAAAATCTTCTGTTCCGCTTTCAAGAGACTTTAAAATCAGCCCATAA
- a CDS encoding amino acid ABC transporter permease, whose protein sequence is MSSYQFDLSIITNGKFAQMLLDGLITTIQLSSVSCVLAFIIGLNIAVMRLTSFTPIRIFAQCYLEFFRNTPLIVQLFFWYFGSFQILPTFINDWLNNLNFEFAAAVIALTFYTSAFIAEDIRSGILAIPKEQMEASRSSGFSYIRSMHYIILPQAVRLTIPPLINQFLNLAKNSSMAMVIGVGELTYQARQIESQSFKSFEAFFAATFIYVCISFIISGIINIYDKKVLNPMGKGTH, encoded by the coding sequence ATGTCTTCATATCAATTTGATTTATCCATAATTACCAATGGTAAGTTTGCTCAAATGTTACTTGATGGTTTAATAACCACAATCCAGTTATCAAGTGTATCTTGTGTTCTGGCATTTATTATAGGGTTGAATATTGCTGTAATGCGATTGACTTCTTTCACACCCATTCGTATTTTTGCGCAATGTTATCTTGAGTTTTTTAGAAATACACCCTTAATTGTTCAACTTTTCTTTTGGTACTTTGGATCTTTCCAAATATTGCCTACTTTTATAAATGATTGGTTAAATAATTTAAATTTTGAATTTGCAGCTGCTGTCATTGCCCTTACTTTTTATACTTCTGCATTTATTGCCGAAGATATTCGATCCGGTATTTTAGCAATCCCAAAAGAACAAATGGAAGCTTCCCGAAGCAGTGGTTTTTCATATATTAGATCAATGCATTATATTATTTTACCACAAGCTGTTCGGCTTACCATTCCTCCATTAATAAATCAATTTTTAAACTTAGCTAAAAACTCATCAATGGCAATGGTAATTGGAGTGGGTGAATTAACCTACCAAGCAAGACAAATTGAGAGCCAATCTTTTAAAAGTTTTGAAGCCTTTTTTGCCGCAACTTTTATTTATGTTTGTATTTCCTTTATTATATCGGGAATTATAAATATTTATGATAAAAAAGTTCTAAATCCAATGGGCAAAGGAACTCACTAA
- a CDS encoding DUF790 family protein → MLTKKELLNYKKYKGKIKPIFIDIHDEQLNLFCQNMLEIYNNSIGNSKIILEEDVKNLSSVVDIDIKIKNGLIKLLNDRLEFDLNETSDISDFREFIFTESSLYIQSDKCLTLENYKINISNYSKISFQNIYDKIYSDLPNYNTIFKFKEINAIELLRKYNISLVQGLLFHTEKIKIKILTKDVHKSDLRYVLRKLKFFQLENKISKDNDNLIFDIDGPLSLFVQNQKYGFNLASFFPTVTILKNWEIEAEVLLGKSEKQKGILNLDNKNFIPKYDFNYSSYMPEELEIFEKLFLEKSLDWKIINECDDFLFDGNEFFFPDYKLVNLSKSIYLEVFHKWHKSSLIRRLKNIENITNIHLIIAVSKNLLKDTEINKAITNSNIFKQHGFLFREMPTVNQVLEKLSSFI, encoded by the coding sequence GTGCTTACCAAAAAAGAACTTCTTAATTATAAAAAATATAAAGGAAAAATAAAGCCTATATTTATAGATATTCATGATGAACAATTGAATCTATTTTGTCAAAATATGTTAGAAATATATAATAATTCAATTGGTAATTCAAAGATTATTTTAGAGGAAGACGTTAAAAATTTATCTTCCGTAGTAGATATTGATATCAAAATTAAAAATGGATTGATAAAGCTATTAAATGACAGACTCGAATTTGATTTAAATGAAACTTCAGATATTTCCGATTTCAGAGAATTTATATTTACAGAATCAAGCTTATATATTCAGTCTGATAAATGTCTAACTTTAGAAAACTACAAAATCAATATATCAAATTATTCAAAAATTTCTTTTCAAAATATTTATGATAAAATATATTCTGATTTGCCTAATTATAATACAATATTTAAATTTAAAGAAATTAATGCGATTGAACTTTTACGAAAATATAATATTTCTTTAGTTCAGGGTTTATTATTTCATACTGAAAAAATAAAAATTAAAATATTAACAAAAGATGTTCATAAAAGCGATCTAAGATATGTTTTAAGAAAATTAAAATTTTTTCAATTAGAAAATAAAATTTCAAAAGATAATGATAATCTTATATTTGATATTGATGGTCCACTTTCGCTTTTTGTACAAAATCAGAAATATGGGTTTAATTTAGCGTCTTTTTTTCCAACTGTCACTATATTAAAAAATTGGGAAATAGAAGCTGAAGTTTTATTAGGAAAATCAGAAAAACAAAAAGGGATATTAAATCTCGATAATAAAAATTTTATTCCAAAATATGATTTTAATTATTCATCTTATATGCCAGAAGAATTAGAAATTTTTGAAAAGTTATTTTTAGAAAAGTCGCTTGATTGGAAAATTATTAACGAATGTGATGATTTTTTATTTGATGGTAATGAGTTTTTTTTTCCAGATTATAAACTTGTGAATTTAAGTAAGAGTATATACTTAGAAGTTTTTCATAAATGGCATAAGTCATCATTAATCAGAAGGTTAAAAAATATAGAAAATATTACTAATATTCATTTAATAATAGCGGTATCAAAAAATCTTTTAAAAGATACAGAAATTAATAAAGCGATTACAAATTCAAATATATTTAAACAACACGGTTTTTTATTTAGAGAAATGCCAACTGTAAATCAGGTGTTAGAAAAACTTTCCTCATTCATTTAA
- a CDS encoding methyl-accepting chemotaxis protein, whose protein sequence is MDLKNKSLNIKILYVIIPITIVTIGLYFVYQILDTKKQLQNEFDKTIINSVLILKPSLSANIYNLEKQNVLNSIKGLFINENIIKSVIFSDKKSPFIGLSLKEDKTLVEMPLDLNIADYTTENDLKNIQGVVISTNKQNKRVYLSSIIDVESKRFDGVIVVEADINQLNKQILKMIFSAIIGTLICILSIIILSYYIIDKIITRPLNSLTFEVGHQSDDIYDTNKKLNSSFIKVSNLSKQQSDGMNQIQSQMEQMVHAVDSTKKNAEDCNRIVDHLNTKTKEGNNIVHSMTSAVEKIDKSSENLHDISKIIKDISTKAAVINNIVSKTELLSLNASIESARAGALGKGFSVVAEEVGNLAKMSGKAAKEIQTLIFESQKVAESVILQMNNSVIDIKNSSVNVSHSFKEISDEVINIFNNTKDIQNSTSMQTTSINEVLSSVNNATSLNSETFNEMNGLVVYAKEIDTQCNKLTNITVSMNDIISGSKKAKS, encoded by the coding sequence ATGGATTTAAAGAACAAGTCTTTAAATATAAAAATTTTATATGTTATCATCCCTATTACTATTGTAACGATTGGACTTTATTTTGTTTATCAAATATTAGACACAAAAAAACAATTGCAAAATGAATTTGATAAAACAATAATAAACTCTGTTTTAATATTAAAGCCATCTTTGTCGGCAAATATATATAATTTAGAGAAACAAAATGTACTAAACTCTATAAAAGGACTTTTTATAAATGAAAATATTATTAAATCAGTAATTTTTAGTGATAAAAAGTCACCTTTTATTGGCTTATCACTTAAAGAAGATAAAACATTAGTTGAAATGCCTTTAGATTTAAATATAGCTGATTATACAACTGAAAATGATTTAAAAAACATACAAGGTGTTGTGATTTCAACAAATAAACAAAATAAAAGAGTATATTTGTCTAGCATAATAGATGTTGAGTCTAAAAGATTTGATGGAGTTATTGTTGTAGAGGCTGACATTAATCAACTTAACAAACAAATTTTAAAAATGATTTTTAGTGCAATTATAGGCACATTAATTTGTATTTTATCAATTATTATTTTATCTTACTATATAATTGACAAAATTATTACAAGACCATTAAATAGTTTAACTTTTGAAGTTGGCCATCAATCGGATGATATTTATGATACAAATAAAAAGTTAAATTCTTCATTTATAAAAGTTTCTAATTTATCTAAACAACAAAGTGATGGTATGAATCAAATTCAAAGCCAAATGGAGCAAATGGTCCATGCTGTTGATAGTACCAAAAAAAATGCAGAAGATTGTAACCGCATTGTAGATCATTTAAATACAAAAACAAAAGAAGGAAATAATATTGTTCATAGTATGACTTCTGCTGTTGAGAAAATAGATAAATCAAGTGAAAATTTGCATGATATTTCAAAAATAATTAAAGATATATCAACAAAAGCAGCGGTCATAAATAATATTGTATCTAAAACAGAATTATTATCTTTAAATGCTTCCATTGAATCGGCTAGAGCAGGAGCTTTAGGAAAAGGATTTTCTGTTGTTGCTGAAGAGGTTGGTAATTTAGCTAAGATGAGTGGAAAAGCAGCTAAAGAAATTCAAACACTTATTTTTGAAAGTCAAAAAGTAGCTGAAAGTGTTATTTTACAAATGAATAATAGTGTAATAGATATTAAAAATAGTTCAGTTAATGTCTCTCATTCTTTTAAAGAAATTTCTGATGAAGTGATTAATATTTTTAATAATACAAAAGATATTCAAAATTCTACTTCTATGCAAACAACGAGTATTAATGAAGTTTTAAGTTCAGTAAACAATGCAACATCATTAAATAGTGAAACGTTTAATGAAATGAATGGTTTGGTTGTGTATGCAAAAGAGATAGACACTCAATGTAATAAGTTAACAAATATTACAGTATCTATGAATGATATTATTTCAGGTTCTAAAAAAGCTAAATCTTAA
- a CDS encoding amino acid ABC transporter permease has product MESIFDFSVISNNFLQFMIGRYPNGPLGGLALTLILAFISVILSIIFGLILGLLCISRNSFIRIPVSFFVNLIRAMPLLMVIFWMFFLLPALTGGKFPENGTVVFALTIFTSCYISQIVKAGIASIPKGQTEASLSSGLTYWQTMRYVVLPQGLRNMIPSFVNQFVSLIKDTSLGYIVGVSELTQVAQQINNRTQNYAAEIFIFLAIIYFIICFAFTTLSRWLEKNLAWRKSI; this is encoded by the coding sequence ATGGAAAGTATTTTCGATTTTTCTGTTATATCCAATAATTTTCTTCAATTTATGATCGGTCGTTACCCTAATGGACCTTTAGGTGGCTTAGCGCTTACTCTCATTCTTGCTTTTATTTCTGTTATTTTATCAATTATTTTTGGACTTATATTAGGGCTTTTATGCATTTCAAGAAATTCATTTATTCGTATTCCTGTTAGCTTTTTTGTAAACTTAATAAGAGCAATGCCTTTATTAATGGTTATTTTTTGGATGTTTTTTTTACTTCCAGCTTTAACTGGAGGAAAGTTTCCTGAAAATGGAACCGTTGTTTTTGCATTAACTATTTTTACTTCTTGTTATATTTCTCAAATTGTAAAAGCAGGAATTGCTAGTATTCCTAAGGGACAAACAGAAGCATCCCTTTCTAGTGGCTTAACTTATTGGCAGACAATGCGTTATGTCGTTTTGCCACAAGGTTTAAGAAATATGATTCCTTCATTTGTGAATCAGTTTGTTTCTTTAATCAAAGATACATCACTTGGATATATTGTTGGGGTTTCTGAACTAACCCAAGTAGCACAACAAATTAACAATAGAACTCAAAACTATGCTGCTGAAATTTTTATTTTCTTAGCAATCATTTATTTTATCATCTGTTTTGCATTTACTACACTCAGTAGATGGCTTGAAAAAAACTTAGCATGGCGAAAATCTATTTAA
- a CDS encoding substrate-binding periplasmic protein produces MIKTPRAVNVILFAFLSCVSLEAKSEDINIYAESVPSEIENLGENRIGGVGGEILTEALKTNQISYKMIWSRWKVAQQQVQANKDKKSFIVPLTRNPEREAKYNWVSKIYEVNTVFFIKKGNKKINSLKEIQGKKIGVLLESSYEQKIINAKGAAFKNEISSVPYDNLNAKKLLTGEIDAWYDAIIGGNAFIKTEKLDRNQFEYGNVIDKEDNYIATTNSTSSLLINKVKNAIENFKKTKKYSEIVEKYITK; encoded by the coding sequence ATGATAAAAACACCTCGAGCAGTAAATGTCATTCTGTTTGCCTTTTTAAGTTGTGTTTCTCTGGAAGCTAAATCGGAGGATATAAATATTTATGCCGAAAGTGTTCCTTCTGAAATAGAAAATTTAGGCGAAAATCGAATAGGTGGTGTTGGTGGAGAAATTTTAACCGAAGCCTTAAAAACGAATCAAATAAGTTATAAAATGATATGGTCAAGATGGAAAGTTGCTCAACAACAGGTTCAGGCAAATAAAGATAAAAAATCTTTTATCGTTCCTCTCACTAGAAATCCAGAAAGAGAAGCTAAATACAACTGGGTTTCAAAAATTTATGAAGTAAATACCGTTTTTTTTATAAAAAAAGGAAATAAAAAAATCAACTCTTTAAAAGAAATTCAAGGGAAAAAAATAGGAGTTCTTCTTGAAAGTTCTTATGAACAAAAAATAATAAATGCTAAAGGAGCTGCGTTTAAAAATGAAATTTCTTCAGTTCCTTATGATAATTTAAATGCTAAAAAACTTTTAACAGGTGAAATAGATGCTTGGTATGATGCCATTATTGGTGGCAATGCTTTTATAAAAACTGAAAAATTAGATAGAAATCAATTTGAATATGGAAATGTGATAGATAAAGAAGATAATTATATTGCAACAACAAATAGCACATCTTCGCTTCTTATTAATAAAGTAAAAAATGCAATTGAAAATTTTAAAAAGACAAAAAAATATTCTGAAATTGTAGAGAAGTATATTACTAAATAA